In Caretta caretta isolate rCarCar2 chromosome 15, rCarCar1.hap1, whole genome shotgun sequence, the genomic stretch cacaatatctgtgagagtaagggggagacgtttatggcggggtgggaggttgaggcaaatcgcctggctgctggttacgcgcagccagacaccagggcggttagaagagcacaggagggcgcggtacgcatcagagaagctttgaaaaacagtttcatgactggccaggctacggtgtaaaagttctgtttgtttctccttgatgaacccccccgccccttggttcactctacttccctgtaagctaaccaccctcccctcctccctttaatcattgcttgcagagccaataaagtcattgctgcttcacagtcatgcattcgttattcattcatcacacaaatagggggatgactaccaaggtatcccaggaggggtggtggaggagggaaggaaaatgccacacagcactttaagcacagcactttaaaagtttacaactttaaaatttattgaatgacagccttcttttttttgggcaatcctctgtgggggagtggctggttggccggaggcctccccaccgtgttcttgggcgtctgggtgtggaggctatggaacttggggaggagggcggttggttacagaggggctgcagtggcagtctgtgctccagctgcctttgctgcagctcaaccatacactggagcatactggtttggtcctgcagcagcctcagcattgaatcctgcctcctctcatcacgctgccgccacctttgagcttcagccctgtcttcagcccgccacttactctcttcagcccgccacttactctcttcagccctccacctctcctcccggtcattttgtgctttcctgcactctgacattatttgcctccacgcattcgtctgtgctctgtcagtgtgggaggacagcatgagctcggagaacatttcatcgcgagtgcgtttttttttctttctaagcttcactagcctctgggaaggagaagatcctgtgatcattgaaacacatgcagctggtggagaaaaaaaaagggacagcggtatttaaaaagacacattttataaaacagtggctacactctttcagggtaaaccttgaaagttaacattacatacatagcacatgtgctttcgttacaaggtcgcattttgcctcctcccaccgcgtgattttggttgaatgccagcaaacatacactgcaatgctttgttctacagtgattccccagtacgtgttgctggcctggagtggtaaagtgtcctaccatgaaggacgaaataaggctgccctccccagaaaccttttgcaaaggcagaaccgcaaatgccagggcaaagtaatcctttcacatgcttgcttttaaaccatgtatagcattttaaaaggtacactcaccagaggtcccttctccgcctgctgagtccaggaggcagccttgggtgggttcggggggtactggctccaggtctagggtgagaaacagttcctggctgtcgggaaaaccggtttctccgcttgcttgctgtgagctatctacaacctcctcatcatcatcttcttcgtccccaaaacctacttctgtattgcctccatctccattgaaggagtcaaacaacacggctggggtagtggtggctgaaccccctaaaatggcatgcagctcatcatagaagcggcatgtttggggctctgacccagagcggccgttcgcctctctggttttctggtaggcttgcctcagctccttcagtttcacgcggcactgcttcgggtccctgttatggcctctgtccttcatgccctgggagattttcagaaaggttttggcatttcgaaaactggaacggagttctgatagcacggattcctctccccaaacagcgatcagatcccgtacctcccgttcagtccatgctggagctcttttgcgattctgggactccatcatggtcacctctgctgatgagctctgcatggtcacctgcagcttgccacgctggccaaacaggaaatgagattcaaaagttcgcggttcttttcctgtctacctggccagtgcatctgagttgagagcgctgtccagagcggtcagaatggagcactctgggatagctcccggaggccaataccatcgaattgtgtccacagtaccccaaattcgagccggcaacgtcgatttaagcgctaatccacttgtcaggggtggagtaaggaaatcgattttaagagccctttaagtcgaaataaagggcttcattgtgtggacgggtgcaggtttaaatcgatttaacgctgctaaattcgatctaaagtcctagtgtagaccagggctttgaatGGTTTGTGCTAATCTCATTCTGTACTGAATTGCCCTGGAATGTGGCATGATGTGTGGATTGACATCAGTGAAATCCAACAAAGCTGCCTGTTGAGAGAAGACTAAAGTTCACAGAAACAAGGTTTCATTTTCAGAGTATTGCTGATAATTTTTACAGCCAAATctttttcagctatttattttacaGTTCAGGATCCTACTTCTAGTGTCTAAGAAATATGTTGCTTGTTTCCAGGCATATGACACTTTATTGAAAACCTGCTCACTGTTTAATTCATCTGATCTTTAGCAGTGAGAACTGCTAAATCAATTCTGATCATAGTGATTTAACACAGTTTTCTGTAACCCAGATCTGTAAACTAGTAGTGTTCAGATTTTTCAGCCAGAGGGTCAATCATATTAATTCAGAAAGGTCAAGGGGTCACAGTCAATACTTTTGGACAGATTCTCTGGCCCACTTTTCTCCATTTGCATCCCTCAGATGGTACAAAGGAAGCTGAACCCACCCCACCATTCTCCACAAGTTTTCTGCTGGTGATTCACCTAATGTGATGGCATTCCCAGAGGGTGTAGTGCCTGCGTATTTGTTTCCCTCCTTGTTCTTGGGGACTGTCGCAGAGCAGGTGTGCCCAGTCCCCTTTTGGGATGGGGTAAGAGTTGTTGTAGCCCCACAGCTAAGTCTGAGTGATCACTCTGGGTCTCAGGGTAGTGTGGCCTAATGGTCAAAGTGAATATGGTTGCCCTCTTCTTCCAGGCAGTGTGACCCAATGGCCAAAGTCTAGATGGTTGTCCTCAGGTGCGGGCTGCATGGCCAAATGGCCAGAGTCTATATATAAGActacaatttagtcatgggtatttttagtaaaagtcatggacaggtcatgggcaataaacaaaaattcacaaccCATGAGCTGTCCATGATTTATACTAGAAATACTTGTGATTAAATcttgggggaggtgtggggggctgctgctgggtgcGGGGCAtccagggagctgctgctgggggcgggACAGCCAGGAGGGACCCCTGCTTGGGGGAACCCGGGGACAGTGACACCAGCTGCTGGGGACCGTggacagcagctgctccagccagggactGCAGCTGTTCTGGCTGTCCGGGGACCGCTGCCAAGGCCAGCGAAACGCGGCTGCTTCAGCTGGCGGGAGTCAATACAGCCAGCCTCCCTATCGGGATAGAGTGACCTTCTGTCTGGAGTCAATATCTCTTTGTGGCCTAGCAGCCAAAGTCGATATGGCTGCCCTCTTCAGCAGGGCTGAGTGGCCTAGTGCCCTGTTGGGGGAGTGGGCCACCACCTAGGGGGGTGGTGGTAGCCAGGGTAGGGGGATCTGggctctccctgctccaccaggtaccagctcagggccctggcaggggggAATATAAACAAAGCACGCTGATGCCACCCAGCACAATGAGTAGtccccctgagctacttcctaccctgTCCCTGGTACAGTGGTCCAGATGTTGTCAGGGTCTGTGGGCTCCATCAGCTTGTGCAGCTCTCAGCAACTCCGACACTCTTTGGGTGTCCGCCTGGGTTTTGGCACCTCGGCATCTGTCGCCGGGGCCTCTGCAGTTTTCAGGCTGGAGCTTGCAAGGTGTATCCTCCCTTCTCAGCAGTCCACCcagaatgagctgggctgctcccttttatacctggtctccagctggagcatgcccagcagggctgagggggcatggcctccttgTCCCAAAGGGAGGAGTTAACCCCTGCAGTACCAGTGCGGGGCAGGCATGTTCCGTCACAGGGACCATAGCCAGCTGTTCTAAATTAGAACAGACCCCAGGCTGCTCTGACTTGTGCCAGAACTGACACACAAAATCAAGGTGTTGTTTCTCAGcatctctttttctctttccatgtGCTGCCCTGCTTTACTGTAGTTTGTGTTGGGAAGGTGGAGCGATCCTTTGCTAGTAGCTCCCATAGGATCAGTGAGAACTATCCTGCTCTCTCTGGGCACTCACAGATTGGCAAGAATCAGGCAATGGAACCACCTGCACTCTCCTGCAGTGCAGCTCGTGGCCTTCAGGGAAGCTGATGAGGTGCTGCAACAGGGAAGGAACAGTAGTTGTGAGTGCTTTCAGCTCCCGTgcaccagagctgctgctggggatATGTGCGAGAGGCAGTTAAGGAAGTGGTGCCACCATCCTCCTCTCcatagaggctgatttaaacaCTGTAGTTCAAAAATCACAGGACACAGCTCAGGGAGCACATTTTCAAGTTGCtttcaaatacatattttcttCTGAACTTCTTCTGGGTAACGATTTAGTCACAAGGGCCACATGTAGGACACCACTGCTGTAGACTACATGATGACCCAGGCTCAGCAGCCCTCTAGGTGTACAATTTTGAAAGACCATCTTAGATTAGCCAAGAGGCTCAGCATCTCTTCTACTTAACACAACTGTTAAAGGAAatctcaaaacaaaaataaattccttAGCCAGAGACAATTCTTTAAGGGAATAAAACAAGCACACTGTTTTTGAAGTAAATATATAAGATCAGGACAGCTACAGACATGTTAACCATTCATTAATACATTAACAAATCTACTCTTACAGCCCCTGTGTGAGGAAAGTCAATATTAACTCTGTTTAGGATTTTCAACAGTGCTGAGCATGGGCCAAGCACTACTTCCATTGAAATATTTGGGAGTGTTACCGTTGGCTTTAATGGTAGAGTTAgaccagtgctgagtgcttttgacaGTCCCACTCTGAGTGTTGAAGTGCCCACTCGAGAGGCCTTGCAGTGTAATGGACTAGGCATGGGTCTGTAGATATacactccttggggcagggaccatctttgtggTCTGTGTTTGGACAGCGCCTACGAcaatgggggctggggtggcCTTTGGGTAAGTCAGTTAACATCTATGAGCCTCCTTTCTCTCATATGTAAAATAGAGGTAATGCTGTTTACCTATTCCATAGGGTTGTTGTGAAGTATAACTAAACTATACTTATGTTCTACATAAATGCAAGTGTTAAGGCCAGTTAATggcatggggggtggagggggagacacAGCTTGGCTGTTGGCCTCTAAAAGAAGCATTCTTTCTCAAAATGGGGGTCACAGCTCTGAGGAGGTTTGTAAACAGGTATCAGGCGGCCACAACCACCCTGTGATTTTCAGACTACTAAATGGAAGAGTGGTCGCAGGTACAGGGTTGAGGGGAGAAGGAGAAGTTGATATAGAGAAGATTGaaaatggagc encodes the following:
- the LOC142069362 gene encoding uncharacterized protein LOC142069362, translating into MQSSSAEVTMMESQNRKRAPAWTEREVRDLIAVWGEESVLSELRSSFRNAKTFLKISQGMKDRGHNRDPKQCRVKLKELRQAYQKTREANGRSGSEPQTCRFYDELHAILGGSATTTPAVLFDSFNGDGGNTEVGFGDEEDDDEEVVDSSQQASGETGFPDSQELFLTLDLEPVPPEPTQGCLLDSAGGEGTSAACVSMITGSSPSQRLVKLRKKKKRTRDEMFSELMLSSHTDRAQTNAWRQIMSECRKAQNDREERWRAEESKWRAEESKWRAEDRAEAQRWRQRDERRQDSMLRLLQDQTSMLQCMVELQQRQLEHRLPLQPLCNQPPSSPSSIASTPRRPRTRWGGLRPTSHSPTEDCPKKRRLSFNKF